One genomic region from Rosa rugosa chromosome 1, drRosRugo1.1, whole genome shotgun sequence encodes:
- the LOC133737255 gene encoding phragmoplastin DRP1A-like isoform X2: MISSVPIHLSIYSPNVINLTHLDLPGLTKVAVGSMRSFAILDESITGTFKQLIPWTKEEVSMCNLSVICWMKAQC; encoded by the exons ATGATCTCCAGTGTTCCAATTCATCTTAGCATATATTCTCCTAATG TTATCAACTTGACACATCTTGACCTTCCTGGGCTTACAAAAGTTGCTGTTG GATCAATGAGGTCTTTTGCTATACTAGATGAATCGATCACTGGTACATTCAAACAATTGATACCTTGGACAAAAGAAGAGGTCAGTATGTGCAATCTTAGTGTGATAT GTTGGATGAAAGCTCAATGCTAG
- the LOC133737272 gene encoding beta-amyrin 28-monooxygenase-like — protein MDYSNLYIFLSTLLAIFTTTTLAFLFSKHKSKSHEKSINLPPGSFGWPIIGETYAFLHNDHEKFIGDRMKKYSSKIFKTKILGERTVVLCGTAGHKFVASNEEKLFAAWRPHSMQKLFRSSYQKAASIIMPKQMEKHVSQAPGFLRAEALVGYVAAMDSMVLDHLKVHWDGKQVVEAHHLTQLLVLTLSAKSFMGLEDHCRIDKLAKLMDTMMPALHTIPVNIPGTAFHRAMKAVPAAREIIQSFVKEKKEVMASTGNKMHDFLSYMIATADPVTGRFMPDNEIADKIMGIVAASFNSPAMTTTFIVKFLGERPDIYDKVRVEQMEILKAKKFGEALNWDDLQKMKYSWNVALEAMRLIPPLQGTFREAAKDFTYEGYTIPKGWKVYWTVSTTTMNPEYFPAPEEFDPTRFEKATPPPYTNIPFGSGPRICPGKDYARLQILSFMHHLVIRFKWELVNPNCRITGGMNPFPVDGLKVRLQAQPSQA, from the exons ATGGATTACAGTAAcctttatattttcttgtctaCACTACTTGCCATCTTCACTACTACTACTCTGGCATTCCTTTTTTCTAAGCATAAGTCAAAATCCCATGAAAAATCCATTAATCTTCCCCCAGGCAGTTTTGGGTGGCCGATTATCGGCGAAACCTATGCCTTCCTACACAATGACCATGAAAAATTTATAGGGGATAGAATGAAGAAATACTCCTCCAAAATCTTCAAAACCAAGATACTAGGTGAGCGAACAGTGGTGTTATGTGGCACTGCCGGTCACAAATTTGTGGCTTCCAACGAAGAAAAGCTCTTTGCAGCATGGAGACCTCACTCAATGCAAAAGCTCTTCCGTTCTTCATACCAAAAAGCTGCTTCCATCATCATGCCAAAACAAATGGAAAAGCACGTATCTCAGGCACCAGGGTTTCTGAGAGCCGAAGCCCTGGTTGGCTACGTTGCAGCGATGGATTCCATGGTTCTCGACCACCTGAAAGTGCACTGGGATGGCAAACAGGTGGTCGAGGCTCATCACCTCACGCAGCTACTCGTTTTGACTCTCTCGGCCAAGTCATTCATGGGACTCGAAGACCATTGTCGTATTGATAAGCTTGCGAAGTTGATGGACACCATGATGCCGGCGCTTCACACTATTCCTGTGAATATTCCGGGGACTGCATTTCATCGAGCAATGAAAGCAGTGCCGGCTGCGAGGGAGATTATTCAGTCGTTTGTTAAGGAGAAGAAAGAAGTTATGGCGTCTACCGGAAACAAAATGCATGATTTTTTGTCTTATATGATTGCTACGGCAGACCCGGTTACCGGAAGGTTCATGCCGGATAATGAAATTGCTGACAAAATCATGGGGATTGTGGCCGCTTCCTTCAACTCTCCAGCTATGACTACTACTTTTATCGTGAAGTTCCTGGGCGAAAGACCTGACATTTATGACAAAGTCCGAGTTG AGCAAATGGAGATTTTGAAGGCCAAAAAATTTGGCGAGGCACTCAATTGGGATGATTTGCAAAAAATGAAGTATTCGTGGAACGTAGCCCTGGAGGCGATGAGGCTCATACCACCTCTTCAGGGAACATTTAGAGAGGCTGCAAAGGACTTCACTTACGAAGGTTATACAATTCCTAAAGGATGGAAG GTCTACTGGACAGTGAGCACCACAACCATGAACCCTGAATATTTTCCAGCGCCAGAAGAATTTGATCCTACAAGGTTCGAGAAAGCAACTCCTCCGCCTTACACAAACATCCCATTCGGGAGCGGTCCTCGCATTTGCCCCGGAAAGGACTACGCTCGGCTGCAAATTCTTAGCTTTATGCACCATCTTGTTATAAGATTCAAATGGGAACTTGTGAACCCTAATTGCAGGATCACAGGTGGTATGAATCCCTTTCCAGTTGATGGGCTGAAGGTTCGCCTCCAAGCTCAACCCAGTCAAGCTTAA
- the LOC133737255 gene encoding phragmoplastin DRP1A-like isoform X1: MISSVPIHLSIYSPNVINLTHLDLPGLTKVAVGSMRSFAILDESITGTFKQLIPWTKEEVSMCNLSVIFDRLDESSMLAIS, translated from the exons ATGATCTCCAGTGTTCCAATTCATCTTAGCATATATTCTCCTAATG TTATCAACTTGACACATCTTGACCTTCCTGGGCTTACAAAAGTTGCTGTTG GATCAATGAGGTCTTTTGCTATACTAGATGAATCGATCACTGGTACATTCAAACAATTGATACCTTGGACAAAAGAAGAGGTCAGTATGTGCAATCTTAGTGTGATAT ttgatagGTTGGATGAAAGCTCAATGCTAGCTATTAGTTGA